A single Paenibacillus sp. FSL R5-0517 DNA region contains:
- a CDS encoding nitroreductase family protein codes for MSTIQSKFQKTNDFNEITYGRRSVKLYDPEVKISREEMTEILSEASRAPSSINLQPWRFLVVDTAEGKEKLAPLARFNQNQVLTSAAVIGVFIDMNNVEYMDEIFGKAVELGYMPQDIKDMQLKTVMPYYEKMAASDLRDVNLIDAGLASMQLMLAARAHGYDTNPIGGYEKDQIAEVFGMDKERYQPVMLISIGKSAKEGHPSYRLPVETITTWA; via the coding sequence ATGAGTACGATTCAAAGCAAATTCCAAAAAACAAATGATTTTAACGAGATTACCTACGGTCGTCGTTCTGTTAAACTGTATGATCCTGAAGTGAAAATCAGCCGTGAAGAAATGACAGAAATTCTGTCAGAAGCTTCCCGTGCACCATCTTCGATCAATTTGCAACCTTGGCGTTTTCTGGTTGTAGATACAGCTGAAGGCAAAGAAAAGCTTGCTCCTCTTGCAAGATTCAATCAAAATCAGGTTTTGACTTCTGCCGCTGTTATTGGCGTATTCATTGACATGAACAACGTTGAATATATGGATGAGATTTTTGGTAAAGCTGTAGAACTTGGTTACATGCCACAAGACATTAAGGATATGCAGCTCAAAACTGTAATGCCTTATTACGAAAAGATGGCTGCTTCCGATCTTCGTGACGTTAACCTAATCGATGCTGGCCTTGCTTCCATGCAATTGATGCTTGCAGCACGTGCTCATGGTTATGACACCAACCCAATTGGTGGTTATGAGAAAGATCAAATTGCAGAAGTATTCGGTATGGACAAAGAGCGTTATCAACCCGTTATGTTGATCTCTATTGGTAAATCAGCGAAAGAAGGTCATCCTTCCTATCGTCTGCCAGTAGAAACCATCACAACTTGGGCATAA
- a CDS encoding MarR family transcriptional regulator: MTRIVSKEEQIINLLNVLGNKISPKFERCTGISSSRFEILHELDQVDEINQSMLQKIINIDSAAITRHLKQLEADLMVTRRKNPEDNRVTFVRLTDHGRKQIEGYKAEKTNFINQILQDFSEDEVQALADFLERMQNNF, from the coding sequence ATGACACGTATTGTTTCCAAAGAAGAACAGATCATCAACCTGCTGAACGTGTTGGGCAACAAAATCAGTCCCAAGTTCGAACGTTGCACAGGTATCAGTTCCTCACGCTTTGAGATTCTCCATGAACTGGATCAGGTCGATGAGATCAACCAGTCCATGCTGCAGAAAATCATTAACATTGATAGTGCTGCGATTACACGCCACTTGAAGCAGCTTGAGGCAGACCTGATGGTCACAAGACGTAAAAACCCTGAAGATAATCGGGTAACTTTTGTTCGTCTCACGGACCACGGTCGAAAGCAGATTGAAGGTTATAAAGCCGAGAAGACGAATTTCATCAATCAGATTTTGCAGGATTTCAGTGAAGACGAGGTTCAAGCGCTCGCTGATTTCCTCGAACGTATGCAGAACAATTTTTAA
- a CDS encoding AraC family transcriptional regulator, which translates to MEQLHFSAVHVCQYSSNPGTLSRRVWKRYAICRIIAGKGSLTMNNVIHTVSQDDWFLLKPGMHVEFQTDMEALVRYQIILFSCVTLTRSRNAWHSDTVDFPVTGKLNISSNASDIRESMDTLVHGKDSFTSLEKTRRKHLLHQLLIQLMIHVNEAAPPLAGMDRALEYMTHQYMKDIRVDQMAGMAGLSVNHFIRTFKRQLNMTPIEYILKQRMAKAKQLLFSSDKIKEIAEQVGYRDEHYFSRVFKKNEGVAPTLYMKNKVSRIATLYYGLDDYVITLGMTPVSALSYGQRVARHVAVPELQVHSHQGLILDSFNQNYDGLRRVQPDLIITSNRLEPNASLHHIAPTTMLEHTNHCGERLLYIADIMGRTEQAVQWIEQHANLSQVLRRRIQSRWGKQSAMFIRVTSHFYRMYGLNNQTGALLYDDLRFHLPSHFPENQWAVETQVSDLQLYDADHVFVMVDPTEEAHAQLRQLQQSSEWLALKAVQEGHVYNAGDIFFKTLGPTGRTWAMRYVAEQLGITVR; encoded by the coding sequence ATGGAGCAACTACATTTCTCTGCTGTCCACGTCTGCCAGTACTCTAGCAATCCGGGGACTCTCAGCCGCAGGGTCTGGAAGAGGTACGCCATTTGCAGGATTATTGCTGGCAAGGGATCTTTGACTATGAATAACGTTATACATACGGTGTCCCAAGACGATTGGTTTTTGTTGAAGCCAGGAATGCATGTGGAATTTCAGACAGATATGGAAGCCCTGGTCCGATATCAGATCATTTTATTTTCCTGTGTGACACTTACCCGGAGTCGAAATGCTTGGCATAGCGATACAGTTGATTTTCCTGTTACAGGCAAGCTTAACATTTCTTCCAACGCGTCTGATATTCGGGAGAGCATGGATACCCTGGTACATGGAAAAGACTCTTTCACGAGTCTGGAAAAGACGCGCAGGAAACATCTTTTGCATCAGTTATTGATTCAGCTAATGATACACGTGAATGAAGCAGCTCCCCCTTTAGCGGGGATGGATCGGGCACTTGAATACATGACGCATCAGTATATGAAGGACATTCGAGTCGATCAGATGGCCGGCATGGCAGGGCTTAGTGTGAATCATTTTATAAGAACGTTCAAACGGCAATTAAATATGACTCCGATCGAATACATCCTGAAACAACGTATGGCGAAAGCCAAGCAGCTATTGTTTTCTTCAGATAAAATCAAGGAAATTGCGGAGCAGGTAGGCTATAGGGATGAGCACTATTTCAGCAGAGTCTTCAAGAAAAACGAAGGTGTCGCCCCGACATTGTATATGAAAAATAAAGTGAGTCGCATTGCCACATTGTATTACGGGTTGGATGACTACGTAATAACGCTTGGTATGACGCCAGTGTCCGCACTATCTTATGGTCAGAGAGTGGCTCGCCATGTTGCTGTTCCTGAGCTTCAAGTACACAGTCATCAGGGACTTATCCTGGACAGCTTCAATCAGAACTATGACGGGTTGAGGCGAGTCCAACCGGATCTGATCATTACAAGTAATCGTTTAGAGCCGAATGCATCCCTGCATCATATCGCCCCCACCACTATGCTGGAACATACCAACCATTGTGGTGAAAGACTACTGTATATAGCGGACATTATGGGACGTACCGAACAGGCTGTGCAGTGGATTGAACAACATGCGAACCTGAGTCAGGTGCTTCGAAGACGAATTCAATCGAGATGGGGGAAACAGAGTGCCATGTTCATCCGGGTGACTTCTCATTTCTACCGAATGTATGGATTAAATAACCAGACAGGAGCCCTATTGTATGATGATTTAAGATTCCATTTGCCTAGCCATTTCCCGGAAAATCAGTGGGCTGTGGAGACGCAAGTTAGCGATTTGCAGTTATATGACGCGGATCATGTGTTTGTAATGGTCGATCCCACGGAAGAGGCGCACGCTCAACTACGGCAATTGCAGCAATCTAGTGAATGGTTGGCATTAAAGGCTGTTCAAGAAGGCCATGTCTATAATGCAGGAGATATTTTCTTCAAGACGCTGGGGCCAA